Genomic segment of Pseudomonadota bacterium:
AGCACCCAGACTGCCTGGGTACGGTATGTCAAAGGATTTGACTGGTTTATCGTATTCACCATCAGCGACCGCGAGCTGAACCATACCTCGATCCAGCTGCGCAACAGAATCCTTATCGTGTCCGCCATCACCGTCTTTTTTTCCATCCTCGTAATCACCTTTCTGATCAGCAGGATGCTGCGACCGATCAGGGACCTGACCACCACGGCGTCCAGAGTTGAACATGGAGATCTCTCCGCCCGCTGCACTGTTGACAGCCCTGACGAAATCGGTTTTCTCGCCGGAGCATTCAACAGCATGGTCAGCCAGCTTAAAGATCACATCGAACAACTCGATGAAAAGGTTCTGGAGCGAACCCGGGAACTCGACGAGAAAAACAATCGCCTGGTGGTTGAGATTGCCGAACGGAAAAAAATGCAGGAAGAGGTGACCACCACCAACCTGAAACTGCAGGACTGGATAGAACGGCTTGAGCAGCGGAACCGGGAAATTTCAATCCTCAACAAAATGGGAGAGTCCCTTCAGGCGTGCCAGACCCAGGAAGAAGCGTTTGCGGTGATCAGTGAAACAATGCGCTCCCTCTTTCCCCAGGCCGCCGGCGCTCTCTGTACCTGCAAAGATGGGCAGGAGGTAGGCCGGGTGGACTCCTGGAACAACTACCCCGCCGAAGAGCCCGCAACCTTTCAGCATGGAGAATGCCAGGCACTCCGCAAGGGAAGAAGAACTGTCTGCATGCCGGAAATGCGTGACGGGCAGCCTTGCTCACATTTAAAAAAACGCGATCTGGCCCTCTCGATGTGCTTGCCGCTCCAAGGCCGACAGGGTTCCCTCGGCCTGATCCATCTGGCCTGGAAGTTTCTGGCTGTCTATGACGGGGAGGATCGGAAGCGCAGTCTCGACAACATTAAAAGGCTCGCAACCGCCGCCACCGACCATATCACTCTGGCCATCGACAATCTGAGACTCCGCGAGAAACTGCACCGGCAGAGCGTGCGGGACGGGCTCACCAATCTTTTCAACCGCCGCTACATGGAAGAATCCCTTGGCCGGGAATTCCTGAAATCGGAACGCAACCAGACGCCCACCGGGGTCATCATGCTGGATGTGGACTTTTTCAAGAAATTCAATGACACATACGGCCATGAAGCCGGTGACATGGTCTTGATCGGACTTGCCAGGCTCCTGACCGACAGCGTTCGGGGAGAAGATATCGTCTGCCGTTATGGCGGGGAGGAGTTCATCATTGTAATGCCGGATTCACCCCTGGAAAATATTGCCGCCCGAGCTGAAATGATCCGGACCCGGGTGGAAAAAGAACTCCATGTCGATTTTCACGGCAAAGCGCTCCACGTCACAATTTCACTGGGCGTGGCCGCCTTCCCTGATCACGGCAGGAGCCAGGAAGCAGTGCTTAAAGCTGCGGACATGGCCCTCTATCGGGCCAAGGAATCGGGCCGCAACCGCTCTGTTGTCTGGCAAGCCCCCGACCCCGCATGAGGCGTCGCCAAATCCGCACCGTTAATTCCTCAACTTTCTGAGTTTGGCTAACCTCCCGATAAAGCTGAGTTGAGCAGCTCGTCTGCTCGCACGAAACTTATACCCGCAGGGTGAAATAAAGGGGTTTTGGGGATTTTTCGTGCCTGTGTGCCACAAGAAGACAGAAGCCAGGAGTCAGAAGCCAGGAGAAAAGCTTTAAAATCAGTCATTCTGGCTCCTGGCTTCTGGATTCTGAATTCTCATTGGAATGCCACCATGGCCCTCAATTAATTTATAACAACAAATCAACACCATAAGACAAGTCAGAAAGTCGAGTTAATTCCAGCGTTGACTGATTTTGACCATCAGCCTGGAAATCGCCAGCTTGTTCAGGCGGAGCGCTTTCTCGTAATTCTTCTTCTGCTCATGGATTTCGGCCAGGGCGAGAATTACTTCGAGGCGGGGTTTCGGTGCGATAAAAGCCATTTCCAGCTTCGGGAAAGCGCCCTCCACATCTCCCTTGCCGTAGAGCGCGAGGCCAAGACCGGCAACCCCGTCGTCCGATTCGGGTTCGGCGGCAAGGACCTTCTTAAAGGCTTTTTCCGCTTCCGCCCAGTCCTGTTTTACGATGTGGACAAATCCGAGTTCGACATAGGCGGCTGTCTGTTTCGGCATCAGAGTGGCAGCGGTATTGAATTCCCTGATCGCCTGACCGTACATCTTGCGTGAGGCCATGACCTTCCCGTAATTCACCCTGCGGATATACTCTTTTTCTTCCTTGGACAATTCAATGTTGATTTTCGGCTTCAATTCTTCCCGCAACTGGACTTCGCTGATGTCGCCGAGCAGAAACTTGAGATTGCTGTCAACTATCTTCTTGATATCATAGGTATACGGGACAACCTCATGCAACGCCCCGCTTTTGTCTGCGAGAACAATCAGCGGCATCATGAAAATTCCATACCGGTTGTAAACATCCCGGTTAACATCATAAAGGACGGTGACCGGGACGGTGATGGTTTTCATATACTCCTCAACCACCTCCTTTCCTGAATCCTCAACATAGATCCCGACAATATTCACCCGGTTTCGATAATGACCGGCGAGGCTTGCCAACTCCGAAAGCAGGGCCAACGCTCTTTTCTTGCGAAAATCGGGGTTGATCGAAAAGAAAAAGAGGGCCGATGGTTTATCCTGCCCGGGAGTAATGGCGATCTTGCGCCCGGAGGCAAGTTCGGGAAGCTCGATCACCGGCAATTTATCACCGGGCTTAAAAGCCCTGAGAACGTTTGCCCAGGCCGCATCCGGCTGCCCCGGAGAGATCAGGACAAAGATCAGCATCAGCACGAGCGGGAGCCGGAAGCGCAAGAGAGGACGATAATTTCTGCCTTCAATATTGTTCTTCATCATATTTCCCAATTGCCCGTTGCCGGGACTCTTACCCCATGATCTTTTTTTCACGGTCGTATTGCCTGGGCTTGTGACACCCGACCACGCATTTCCCGCCGTTCTCCAGAGAGGTGTACTTTATTTTCACCTTATACTTCTTTTTGAACAGCGTGCTTTCCCGGATATGCTTGTCCTGATTGGAGGCATGGATATCATGACAGGTTTTGCACCCCCGGCCATTGTCACGGTTGACGTGAAAAAAGTGGAGGTTCAGATCCGCATAGCGAAACCCTGTTTCCATGCTTTCCCGGGCGGTAAAAACCTTACTGCTGTGACAGTTGAAACATAACTGATATTTTGCCACGGCAAAATCACCAAAAAACGTGGTGTCGAAGCGGGCCGCCAGCAGCTTCCCGTACCCGGCGCCATGGACCAGGTGGCATTGTTCGCAGCTGCTCTTCCTGATCGGGCCATGCTGGACCTTGCTTTCGGCCAGCAACTTTTTCATGCCCTCATGGCAGGAGAAGCAGATCTCTTTCAAAGGCCGGTTCAACTGTTTTTTATAATTGGTCGAATGCGGGGTGTGACAGACCAGACATTTGCCCTCGGCCACCGGCTTATGGGGGACGATGGCATTTTCCATTTCATCGGCAATCAGCGGGTTCAGCTTCCGGTGACAGACCAGGCAGGAATCCTTCATTGATTGGCCGGGGATATAGCGACCATTCTCATCCAGTTCGGTGCGCAGGTGGTTTCCGGCCACCGAGCCGTGCGGATCATGGCAGATGACACACCCCTTTTTCAGCGGTTCATGGACATGCTCCCGGGCAAATTCTTTTTCCCGCACCTCGTGACAGCGAAAGCACATCTTGTTGCCATCTTCATAGAGAAGCCCCGCAAAATCCGAAACATGGGGATTATGGCAGGCGATACAATCACCCTCCTTCACCGGTTCGTGAAGATTTGGAAAGTCGGTAAGCCTTGTGCCGTGGCACCCGGCGCACAGCTCCTTGATCGAGCCCCGCTTCAGATGAAACTCAAGATCGGACTCATGCGGTTCATGACAGGAGAGGCATTCACCCTTCTTCACCGGGAAATGCTGGAACTTCCTGTCGAATTCAGCCTCCAGATCATCGTGGCACCGGTAACAGAGCTCGGCCCGAACAGCCCTCAGCATCCGGCTATTGGTCGTGCCATGCGGATTGTGGCACTCCACACAACTTCCCTCGGCCATCGGCCCGTGCTGATTTTTCGCTTTGCCCTTGTCGTTGTGACAGCTGGCGCTGGTGCAGGAGGTTTTCTGCTTCAGGCGAGAATAGGCTGGCTGGCCACTCTCTCCGACCGGGTGGCA
This window contains:
- a CDS encoding diguanylate cyclase; amino-acid sequence: MYKSPLFRRFFYLILTSVLGLALAFYFLSVPYLKEKVYGMEELAARTFIDNLQELVEADHLSIEAYKESVENGHRQQLKNIVLFQENYLDNKLKQVRDGLLTEQEARLTALEELREFRYGNNDYVWVADYTGRYLSHPDPQLHLTDFSEYRDEFGTYILMPLVESARQNGEGFHRFWWHRLGEDFPFEKLAYAKLYPQWDWVIGTGVYLDDLKTEVILRREKMVDELRETVKRISSTNLGQIFIFDSYNNVIIHPDPALENNPLPDLKNILTGNTVAKDLIAAAGRPDNKVSYLWPPSPTETTKKIKGADSTQTAWVRYVKGFDWFIVFTISDRELNHTSIQLRNRILIVSAITVFFSILVITFLISRMLRPIRDLTTTASRVEHGDLSARCTVDSPDEIGFLAGAFNSMVSQLKDHIEQLDEKVLERTRELDEKNNRLVVEIAERKKMQEEVTTTNLKLQDWIERLEQRNREISILNKMGESLQACQTQEEAFAVISETMRSLFPQAAGALCTCKDGQEVGRVDSWNNYPAEEPATFQHGECQALRKGRRTVCMPEMRDGQPCSHLKKRDLALSMCLPLQGRQGSLGLIHLAWKFLAVYDGEDRKRSLDNIKRLATAATDHITLAIDNLRLREKLHRQSVRDGLTNLFNRRYMEESLGREFLKSERNQTPTGVIMLDVDFFKKFNDTYGHEAGDMVLIGLARLLTDSVRGEDIVCRYGGEEFIIVMPDSPLENIAARAEMIRTRVEKELHVDFHGKALHVTISLGVAAFPDHGRSQEAVLKAADMALYRAKESGRNRSVVWQAPDPA
- a CDS encoding redoxin domain-containing protein, which gives rise to MMKNNIEGRNYRPLLRFRLPLVLMLIFVLISPGQPDAAWANVLRAFKPGDKLPVIELPELASGRKIAITPGQDKPSALFFFSINPDFRKKRALALLSELASLAGHYRNRVNIVGIYVEDSGKEVVEEYMKTITVPVTVLYDVNRDVYNRYGIFMMPLIVLADKSGALHEVVPYTYDIKKIVDSNLKFLLGDISEVQLREELKPKINIELSKEEKEYIRRVNYGKVMASRKMYGQAIREFNTAATLMPKQTAAYVELGFVHIVKQDWAEAEKAFKKVLAAEPESDDGVAGLGLALYGKGDVEGAFPKLEMAFIAPKPRLEVILALAEIHEQKKNYEKALRLNKLAISRLMVKISQRWN